The DNA sequence CGGATGTTGCGATCGCGATACTGCCTGGCCGCGCGCCGAACGAACTCGATCAACCCGGCCTTGGCGGCGGAGTAGCCTGGATTTGCGTCGCGCAGCACGTCAGCTGAAGCGGCAACGTGAATCAGAACGCCGCCCGGCGGGTCCTGTCGCAACATTTGAGGAATGGCCGCTCTGGCGGAGAGAAAATGCGCACGCAGATTGAGACTAATCAGATAGTCCCATGCTTCGGGAGATGTCTCGTGGATCTCCATTTCGCCATAAGCGAAGTCGCCCATGTTGCAATAGACGACGTCGAGTCGGCCGAACTCGCGAACCGCAGCCTCCACCATGGCCGCGCAGCCCGCCTCGGTCGCGGTATCCGAAGTNNNNNNNNNNCCGCCGTCGGATCGAGCCAGCTCTGCTATTGCTTGCAGCGGCGGCTCCCGCCGCGCGACCAGCACGAGGCGCGCGCCCTCGCTTGCAAA is a window from the bacterium genome containing:
- a CDS encoding SDR family oxidoreductase, yielding TSDTATEAGCAAMVEAAVREFGRLDVVYCNMGDFAYGEMEIHETSPEAWDYLISLNLRAHFLSARAAIPQMLRQDPPGGVLIHVAASADVLRDANPGYSAAKAGLIEFVRRAARQYRDRNIRVHCVCPGAIGGDPPPTGPIEPLPPELDRDAKSLDVAYAGLYLASDESSWTTGLVVPIEGGRRL